AATCAAGCCATCCAGCAAGCTTTTCAAGGGGAATTGGTAACGTGTTAAAATCCAAGCTAGAAGAATCCCAAAACTGACATTGATGACAGCCGCAATTAACGCACAAGAAAAGCTGACTTTATAAGTGGCCATAGTCTGCTCATCTGTAATATTCTGCCAGAAACCTGCAAAAGTTGTATCCGAAAGAGTGAGCAGTACCGAGCATAAAGGGATAAGTACAATCAGACTGAGCATCGTAATGGTGATGCCCATGGAAAGTCCGAATCCCGGAATTACTGTATTATTTCTTTTTCTTTTATTTTTCAGGCTGAGCATATGCACATCCCCCAATATCATTCTCTCATTTCAATTGCCGTGGCTGACTAGAACTGCAAAATGCAATTTGCCGAACACGCCAATGATTGTTCAAGGAATTATTTGCTATAAATCTGGTCAAAAATGGCCCCGTCTGCGAAAAACTTCTCCGTTGCGGCCGTCCAGCCGCCAAATTCGTCGTCGATATTAACCAGGGTGACCTTGAGATCAAATACATCGCTGAATTCCTTCAGGATGTCTGGATTGGAAGGCCGATAATAATTCTTCCCTTCCAGCCGCTGTGCTTCGTCGGAATAAAGGTACTCCAGGTACGCCTTTGACACTTCCTCCGTTCCGTGCTTTTCAACATTGGCATCGACAATCGCCACGGAAGGCTGCGCTAAAATACTCAGGCTGGGTGTAATGATTTCAAATTCACCCGGATGCTCCTTGATGGCTAGAAAAGCTTCATTTTCCCATGCGAGAAGCACATCCCCCTGACCGTTTTCAACAAACGTGGTGGTCGCCCCTCGTGCTCCGGAATCCAGAACTGTCACGTTGGCATAAAGCTTCTTTAAGAACAGCTTGCTCTTTGCTTCATCCCCTCCGTAGAGCTTATCGGCAAACGCCCAGGCCGCCAGGAAATTCCATCTAGCCCCTCCAGAAGTTTTAGGGTCTGGTGTGATCACTTCGATACCAGGTTTCACAATATCGGACCAGTCATTCAGCTTCTTGGGATTGTCTTTGCGAACCAGGAA
The genomic region above belongs to Aminipila butyrica and contains:
- a CDS encoding sulfate ABC transporter substrate-binding protein — its product is MKNKSLSAKKLLAATLSLALMTGVFTGCVGNGSPGANEDGNADGKALAKVEITNVSYDPTRELYEQYNKLFQDYWKETKGQEVEITQSHGGSGKQARSVIEGNEADVVTLALEGDVDEVRKAGLINDGWVQEFSKNSAPYTSTIVFLVRKDNPKKLNDWSDIVKPGIEVITPDPKTSGGARWNFLAAWAFADKLYGGDEAKSKLFLKKLYANVTVLDSGARGATTTFVENGQGDVLLAWENEAFLAIKEHPGEFEIITPSLSILAQPSVAIVDANVEKHGTEEVSKAYLEYLYSDEAQRLEGKNYYRPSNPDILKEFSDVFDLKVTLVNIDDEFGGWTAATEKFFADGAIFDQIYSK